The following DNA comes from Amycolatopsis solani.
ACCAGCCGCCGCACCCGAGCGTCAATCCAGGGTGACCGGAGCCGAGCTCTCGAAGCGGTAACCGACCCCGCGCACGGTGGTGATCGGATCGAGGTGCGGCTCGAGCTTCGCCCGCAGCTTCCGGACGTGCACGTCGACGGTGCGGTCGTTGCCGTCCTGCCGCGGCCACAAGGCCGATTTCAGGGCGCCGCGGGTGAAGACGCGGTCCGGGTGCGCGCGCAGGTAGTGCAGCAGGTCGAACTCGAGGCGGGTCAGCTCGAGCGGGCGCCCCAGCAGGATCGCCCGTCTCGAGCCGGTTTCGATGCGCAGCACGGGATCGGGAACCGCCCGCAGGTGCCGCCGGGCGCTGACCACGTCGACGCTCGCGACACCGTCGAGCGCACTGGCCAGCCGGGCCGCGACCACAGCGGCATCATCGGCCCGGCTGACGAGGTCGATCCGGATCCCGACGTGGAGCACATCGGCGGGTCGTCGTTCCGGCAGGATCTTCATGCGAACAGATTGTCGAGGTGAAGCGGGGTGCGGCGGTAGGGCGCCCGGCTGGTGAAACAACTTGCTTCCCGCGCGTGGCGGTCGTGAGTGCTAAGTCGGGTTAGAACCCGCCTTATCACTCACGACCACTAGCGCGCGGTTCTCAGCATGTGGGTGGGGTTCGTGGTTGTGGTTAGGGTCCTGGTACGCCGTCCGCCAAAAGGAGCGTGGGACGTGACCAGGACGATCCGCCTAGCCGTCGCGCTCGCGCTCACCACCCTCGTGGCGCTCGCCGGCTGCCGCACCGACGACCGGCCGGTCGCGCCCGCGAAACGCTGGCCCGTGGTCGCCGAAGCACCCCCGGCGTCAGGACAGTCCCAGGTGGTCGCGCAGGGTCGTCCCGGTGTACTCCGAGCGGAACGAGCCGCGCTCCTGCAGTAGCGGCACCACCGTGTCGGCGAACTCGTCCAGGCCGCCCGGGGTCACGTGCGGGACCAGGATGAACCCGTCGCTCGCGTCGGCCTGCACCAGCTCGTCGATCGCGTCGGCGACCGTCGTGGCCGAACCGATGAACGTCTGCCGCGCGGTGACCTCGATCATCAGCTCGCGGATCGACAGGTTCTTCGCCTCCGCCAGCTGCCGCCACTCCTTCGCCGTCGCCAGCGGGTCGCGGTACATCCGGACGCTCGCGCGGCCGCGGGCGATCGTGTGGTCGCCCAGGACCGGGTCGGTCGCGGGCAGCGGGCCGTCGGGGTCGTAGGCGCTGAGGTCGGTGTTCCACAGCTGCTCGAGGAACTTGATCGCGGTCTGCCCGCTGACCTGCTGCCGCCGGATGACGTGGGCGCGCTCGTGGGCGTCGGCGTCGGTGTCGCCGAGGACGAACGTCGCCGCGGGCAGGATCACCAGCTGCTCCGGGGTCCGGCCGTACTTCGTCAGCCTGCCCTTGACGTCGGAGTAGAACGCCTGCCCCGCTTCGAGCGTCCCGTACCGGCTGAAGATCGCGTCGGCGGTCGACGCCGCGAACTCGCGGCCCTCCTCCGAATCGCCGGCCTGGATGATCACCGGGCGGCCCTGGGGGCTGCGCGGGACCGGGAACCGGCCTTCGATGTCGAAGTGCGCGTCGTGGTGGGCGAACGCGCCCGCCGAAGAATCGCGCAGGAACACGCCCGAGCCGGCGTCGGCGGCGATCTCGTCGCCGTGCCAGGAGTCGAACAGCTCCCACGCCGTGCGCAGGAACGTCTCCGCGCGCTCGTAGCGCTGGTCCTGCGGGAGGAACCCGCCGCGGCGGAAGTTCTCGCCGGTGAAGGCGTCCCACGACGTCACGACGTTCCACGCCGCGCGCCCGGCCGAGAGGTGGTCCAGCGACGCGAACTGGCGCGCCACCTCGAACGGCTCGTTGAACGTCGAGTTGATCGTGCCCGCCAGCCCGAGCCGTTCGGTGACCGCCGCCAGCGCGGACAGCACGGTGAACGTGTCGGGGCGGCCGACGACGTCGAGGTCGTAGATCTCCCCGTTCTGCTCGCGCAGCCGCAGGCCCTCGGCCAGGAAGAAGAAGTCGAACTTCGCGCGCTCGGCCGTCTGCGCGAGCTTGACGAACGAGCTGAATTCGATGTGGCTGCCCGCGGCGGGGTCGCTCCACACGGTCGTGTTGTTGACGCCGGGGAAGTGCGCCGCGAGGTGGATCTGCTTGCGGGTCATCTCGGTCCTCCTCAGACGGCGGCGTAGCGGTTGGCCGGGCGGGCGAGGCCGAGCAGCCCGCGCAGGGTGCTCGCCTCGTACTCGGTGCGGAAGGCCCCGCGGCCCCGCAGTTCGGGCACCAGTCCCCGGGTGATGGCGGTCAGGTCGTGCGGTACCGCGCCCGGCCGCAGCCGGAAGCCGGACAGCCCGGCGCCCTGCCAGTCGAGCAGCAGGTCGGCGAGCCCGGCCGGGGTGCCGGTGAACACGTGCGCGTCGGAGGAGTACTCCTCGCCGGACAGCTCGTCGAGCCGCGCCTTGCGGTCCGCGGCCGCCTGCTCGGTCTCGCCGAGGAACACGACGACGTCGCCGAACACGTGCAGCGTCTCGGCGCCGCGGCCGGCCAGTTCCTGCTCGTCACGCACTTCGGCGACGATCGACGCGGCCTGCGCGCGGTCGGACGGCGTCACGTAGACGACGTCGGCCGAGCGGGCGGCGAGCCGGTAGGGGACCGCGGCGTGGGCCAGCGCGGTGACCGGCGGCTGGCCCTGCGGCGGCCGCGGCGTGATCGACGGGCCCTTGACGGAGAACCAGCGTCCCTCGAAGTCGATGTAGTGCAGCTTCTCGCGGTCGACGAACCGGCCGGTCGCGACGTCGCGGATTTCGGCGTCGTCCTCCCAGCTGTCCCACAGCCGGCGCAGCACCTCGACGTAGTCCGCGGCCTCGTCGAACAGGTCGCGCAGCGGGCTCGGCCGGCCCGGCTCGGCGGAGTCCTCGAGCCGGAACTCGCCGAACTCGCGGCGCCCGAAGTGCCGGTTGTCCTCGGCACGCCCGGCGACCTGCACGCGGACCCCCGCGCGGCCGGTGCTGACGTAGTCGAGCGTGGCGATCGCCTTGGACAGGTGGAACGGCTCGGTGTGGGTGACGACCGCCGTCGGCACCAGCCCGATGTGCGAGGTCAGCGGCGCGACGCGGGCGGCGATCAGCACCGCGTCGAGCCGCCCCTGGACGATGCCGTCCCGCTCGCCCGGCCGGTCGAGGTAGTTGACGGTCTGCAGGGCCAGCGAGTCTTCGAGCGTGACGAAGTCCAGCTTGCCCGCCTCGGCCTCGCGGACGACGTCGGTCCAGTACCCCGCGGTGAGCAGCTCGCCGGGCCGCGCCCCCGGCTCCCGCCAGGCGGCCGGGTGCCACCCGGCTCCATCCAGCGCGACGGCGATCCGTGGTCCTGTCATCCCGGCGTCCCTTCTCTCGGCCCGTACCCGCAGTCTGCGCCGCTTCCCGCGGGACGGGCCGGAGTGGCCAATGGCTGGGACGAGCCGGGTGCGCCGGGAATAAACGCCGGGTCAGGCGACTTCGTTCAGCTTCCCGGTGGCGACGTCGAAGACGAACCCGCGCACGGAGTCCTTCTTGGGGACGAACGGGCTGTTCTTGATCCGGGCGATCGACTGGCGGACGTCTTCGTCGAGGTCGGAGAACGCTTCGGCGGCCCAGGCGGGCTTGACGCCGACGTCCTGCTGGATGGACTTCTTGAAGTCGTCGTCGGTGAAGGTGAGCATGCCGCAGTCGGTGTGGTGGATGAGGATGATCTCTTCGGTGCCGAGCAGCCGCTGGCTGATGGCGAGGGAGCGGATTTCGTCTTCGGTGACGACGCCGCCGGCGTTGCGGATGACGTGGGCTTCGCCTTCCTGCAGGCCGAGCACGCCGTAGACGTTGATGCGGGCGTCCATGCAGGCGAGCACGGCGACGTGCTTGGCGGGCGGCAGCGGCAGCGGCCCGGTGAAGCGCGCGGCGTACTCGGCGTTGTTGGCGAGCAGCTCGTCGGTGACCGACATGGGTGGTCCCTTCCGCGTAGGGGGTGAAGGGCCGAGTGGACGCTTCCATGCACCCATGCGCAACCGTGCCCACGACCTGGACGGACCTCAGCGGTGCGTTTCCATGGCCACCTCCTTCCCGCCGTGCGTCGACGGTAGGGAGGAGCGGCGGGATGGAAGCGCGGCGTCGCAGTGAAAAAGTCTTCGGCAACGCCCCTTGACAGGGGTGCCCGGCCGAACCGGCCCGGCGCGTTCAGCGGAGGCGGCGGGCCCGTTCGAGGCAATTCTGCAACGCCGCTGGCCCCGGGCGGCGGCTCGTTGTTCGCTTGGGTGCGGGAGGGCGTGCGATGCAACGGGTGAACGCGGGACGGCGGGTGGGCTGGCTGCTGCGGACGAACCGCGTGCTCGGCGGCCGGTCGCGCTACCGCAAGCTCGCGGCCTTCGCCGCCGATTTCGACGCCGACGGCGTGACCCCCTCGGTGTCCGTCAGCACCCTGTCCCGCTGGGAAAACCGCGTCACCACGGTGCCCGGCGCGGCGGTGCGGCGCTACGAACGGATGCTCGACCTGCGGCCCGGCCTGCTCGTCGCGGTCAACGACACCGTCGCGCGCTACCTCACGCCGCCGACGCAAACCGTCCCGCCGTGGGCCCGGCACCGGCGGCCGAACCCGGGCGCGCCGCTCGACGAGCTGATCGACCTGGCCGTCACCGACGCCGTGCTCGGCAGCGAGGAATGGGATCGCCTGACCGAGCTCCTGGCCTGCCGGCCGCAGCTGGTCCTGAGTCCCGCGTCGACGTGGCTGCGGCTCTCGGAACGCCTGCTCACCGAAATGTGCATCGCGGACGGCGTTTCGTGGATGCGCCGGGCCGAGGCCTTCCACCGGCTCATCGTGCACCCGGTCGGCCAGCGGGCGGCGATGGCCACGGCCGCCGCCGCGGCGGCGGACACCTCCGCGCAGAGCCTGATCGGCACCCTCGGCGTGTTCAGCGCGAGCGCGCACCCCGACGCGAGTTCGTCGGTCGTCCGGCACCTCACCGACCCGCTGACCGACCGGACGTTCTACGGCGCCCTGCTGACCAGCGTCAAGAAACTGCGGTTCGGCCACTTCGACGACCGGCAAACGGCTTCGCTGCTGCCGATCCTGTGCGCGCTCGTGGCCTCCGGCGGCGGGGAGCGCACGCCGCTGGCGGCCCGGTTGCTGCAGTTGCTGCCCCGTGAGCTGCAGGCGAAGGTCCCGAGCCGGGTGTGGGCCGCGGCGATGGCCGCGCTGTGGCCGGCCGCGGCTCCGGTTTCGGAACGGCTTGCCGCCGAGGCCCTGGAAGGGATCGAGGAGCCGCCGCCGGATCCGCTGCTCGCCGTGTTCATCGACGAAATGCTGCACGACCCCGTGTTCGACGTGCGGCTCTGCACGATGTTCCTGCTCTACGCGACGCCCTACCGCGCCCCGCTGGCGCACGCGCTGGCCCGCGAACTGGCCGGCACCCTGCGTCGGCGCGGCCGCGCCGACGGGGTCCAGCGGCTGCTCGACGCGCTGCGCATCCTCGGCGGCACCGGGGAAAGACGGCTCATCGAGGCGATGGTCCTCTCCGAACAGCTCGGCACCGCGGTGTGCGATTCCGCCGCGTACGCGCTGGGCCACGTGGGCGGCGCCAGCCCCGACGACTTCTACCGCCGGGCCTTCGCGCGGCACGCCGAGAACGCCCGCCACGACGACACCGCGCGGTCGACGTCGGTGCTCGACCGGCTGGTGTACTGCATGGGCATCAGCGACCGCCGCGCCCTCCTCGGCGAAGTGGTCACGCGCCCCGACCTCCCGCCCCGCATCCGCACGGCGGCGACGTGGTGGGCCGGGTTGCCGGGCTACATCAGGGAAAGCGCGGCCGGGTAGCTGATGGAGGTGCTGGACGTCGCCGTGCCGCAGTGGTACGTCACCGCCGGCTGCCTGGCGCAGACCGTGTGGAACGCCCGCACGTCCCGGCGGGTGCTGGACCTCGTGGTCCGCCCGAACCGGGTGCTCGCGCCGGAAGCGGTCTACGCCGAGAAGGTCGCCCGCTGGCGTGAGCGCTGGCCCGAGCCGACGGTCCTGCCCTGGGGATAGTTTCAACTTTGACTACCTGCCGGGCCCGCGTTAGGCTGCGCCCGTGCAGGACGTGACCGCCGCCGAGCTGGACTTCTGGTCCTTCGTGGCGTTGGCGAACCGGCGGCTCGCCGAGGAGTACGGCTTCCGGCACCAGCTCGCCACCGAGGTGCTGCTGACCCTCAACCGCGCCTCCGACCTGGTCACCTACGACCTCGAAGCCGCCGTGCACCGGCCGCGCGGGCGGTCGTGGTCGGCCTTCCGGCTGCTCTTCGTGGTCTGGCTGGCCGGTCCGATGGAGCCCAAGAGCGCCGCCCGGCTGGCCGGGATGAGCCGGGCGGCCGTGTCGAACCTGGCCAAGGTACTGGTCGCGGACGGCCTGCTCGACCGCACGCCGGACGAGCACGACGGCCGGTCCGTCCGGCTCTCGCTCACCGAGGCCGGGCACGACGAGATGGTTTCGGTGTTCCAGGAGCACAACGAGCGCGAGTTCGGCTGGACGGACGCGCTCACCGAGACCGAGCAGCGCATCCTCGTGATGCTGCTGGGCAAGCTGATCACCAGCCGCGCAGGGTTCGACACGCGCAGCCGCAGTTAGTAAATACGTGAACTGAATCGGCCGAGGAGGCGACCAGCATGATCCCCGCGCTGTTCACCGGCTTGTGCGACGACGCCGCGGTGTTCCCGCCCGGCCTGGCCCCGCTGCCGGACGCCGTCGTCGCGCACGACGGGTATTCGGCGTCCTGGTACGCCGATCTGGTCGGCCCGCTGGTGGTCGCCGCCCCGGCGCTCGGCGAGCTGGGCGGCGTGCTCGGCACTCGCGAGACGCCGTTGCCGCTCGCGGTGACGCTGCCCGGTGGTCCCGCGCAGCTGCCCGGCGTGCTGGCCGCCGTTCCCGGGTTGCCCGTCGAGCTGCAGGCGCTCGAGATCGCGGTGCCGGACGGCATGGGCCCCGACGAGGTGCTCGCCGCGGTGTCCGCCGCGACCGCGCCGGTGTACGTCGAGATCCCGCGCGACGACCGGCGCGGGCCGCTGCTGCGGGCGCTCGCGGGCACGGGGCACCGGGCGAAGTTCCGGACCGGTGGCGTCCGCGCCGAGCTGTACCCCGGCGACGTCGAACTGGCGGGCGCGATCCGGGCCGCCGTCGAAGCCGGCGTCCCGTTCAAGGCGACGGCCGGTCTGCACCACGCGCTGCGCAACGTCGACCCGGACACCGGGTTCGACCAGCACGGCTTCCTCAACCTGCTGCTCGCGGCCGCAGACCCGGACCGCGTGGAAGCCCTCCTCGCCGAACGCGACGGCCCGGCGGTCGCCGCGCTCGTGCGTGAGCTGGACGCCGGCGTCCGCGCGCGGTTCACGTCGTTCGGCACCTGCAGCATCACCGACCCCCTGACCGAACTGGCCGAGCTCGGCCTGCTGCCCCGAGGAGAGGCATGACCACGATCACGATCCCGGCGGACTCCCCGTTCGGGACCGACAACCTGCCCTACGGCGTGTTTTCCACCGGCGGCGGCACCCCGCGCGTCGGCGTCCGCGTCGGCGACTCCGTGCTGGACCTGGCCCGCGCGCTGGGCGACGACGTGTTCGCCGCGCCGACGCTGAACCCGTTCATGGCGCAGGGATACGACCGCTGGGTGGCGGTCCGTTCGCAGGTGGCTGCGCTGGTGACCGGCGAGGTCCCGGACGACGCCGTCCACGCGCTCGCCGACGTCACGCTGCACCTGCCGATCGAGGTCGCCGACTACGTCGACTTCTACGCGTCGGAACACCACGCGTCGAACGTCGGCCGGCTGTTCCGGCCGGACGCGGAACCGTTGCTGCCCAACTGGAAGCACCTCCCGGTCGGGTACCACGGCCGCGCCGGCACGGTGCTGGTCTCGGGCACCGACATCGTCCGCCCCAGCGGCCAGCGCAAGGCCGACCCGGCGCCGGTCTTCGGCCCGAGCACGCGGCTGGACATCGAGGCGGAGCTGGGTTTCGTGGTCGGCACCGGCACCCCGCTGAACACCCCGATCCGCCCCGACGACTTCGCCCGGCACGTGTTCGGCGCGGTGCTGCTCAACGACTGGTCCGCCCGCGACATCCAGGCCTGGGAGTACGTCCCGCTGGGCCCGAACCTCGGCAAGAGCTTCGCGACGTCGATCTCGGCGTGGGTGGTCCCGCTCCTGGCGCTGGAAGCCGCGCGCGTCCCGCTGCCCGGCCAGGACCCGGAGCCGCTGCCGTACCTGCGCGAAAGCCGCCCGTGGGGCCTCGACGTCGAGCTGGTCGTCGAGTGGAACGGCGAGGAGGTCAGCCGCCCGCCCTACCGCGAGATGTACTGGTCACCGGCCCAGATGCTGGCCCACCTGACGGTGAACGGCGCCTCGTCCCGCACCGGCGACCTGTACGGCTCGGGCACGATTTCCGGCCCGGAGAAGCACCAGCGCGGCGCGTTCCTGGAGCTGAGCTGGGGCGGCGCCGAACCATTGACGGTCAAGGGCGAGCAGCGCTCGTTCCTCCTGGACGGCGACGAAGTGGTGATCACGGCAACGGCCCCGGGCGCGAGCGGCGGCCGCATCGCCTTCGGCGAGGTCCGCGGCCGGATCCTCCCGGCGGCTCCTTGACCGATTCTGGCCGAGCGAAATCCGCGGCGATCGGCCGGCGGAAGCGATCGCCCGCCGGTCGACACAAATTCACTCCGCAACCGTCTCTGCCCGTGCGTTCGCATGTGCCGTCGGGTTCTGGATGAACTGGACAGTTCTGCGCCAACTTGCCAATTTCTGGACAACGGCTATTGGCGTGTGAAACTCACGTCGAAGGGTCGAGGTGTCGAACGAACGCGGTCCAGCTCTGGTGATTGAGATGCAGCTCGCCCGAGTGCGGTGTTTTAGAGTCGCGGATGCGGACTATCTCACCGTCGAACGCCACTTCGACGCACTTCGGGTCGTGTGTCGGGCTGCACCGGGAACTGCGATGCCAGACGAGGCCCAGCTGTTCGGCCTCGACGTTGATGGAGTTGCTTCGTCCGGTCATCAGGCCCTCCCGACCCATGATCGGCCGCGAGATCGTCTCGGCCGATGGACGTGCTTCGGAAGCGTCACATACTACTCCCGTTGCGCGAGGGATTTGCTTCGTTAATCCACTGATTGGGCCGAACCGATGAGCTGTCGGCGCATCTGCGCTATTCGGTCACCAACGTTCGCGTATTCGTTCAATTGTCGGGCCGAGGTCTTCCGTGGGTGAGGAGTACGCCGGGCCGGTGAGCACGTCGAAGGCGTCCAGGTAGCGGCCGACCTCATTGGGGTCCGTTCTTGCCAGGACCAGGTAGCCCGGCTGGTCCAGGTAGGCCACGGGGCTCTGGTCGGGTAGCTCGAAGAGAGTGAAGGACGACTGCATGCCGTCGGTAACGCCACGATCGAAGGTGGCTACCTGAACGGATACGTTCGGGAGCTCGTTCAGCTCGAGCAGGAAGTCAAGTTGCTCACGCATGGTGTCGGCTGACCCGACCATCCGGCTGATCGATGCCTCGTCGAGGATGAAGCGGGCGATCAAGGGTTGCTCTTCCGTGAGCAGCTGCCGTCTCTGGGTGCGCATGACGACGGAGTGTTCGATCGCCTCGTTGGTCGAGTGGAACGCCCTGCCGAGGGCCCGGATGTACTCGGTGGTCTGAAGGATCCCGGGTACGACAAACGCCTGGTACTCCGACATGGAGGTGGCCGATGCCTCGACCGCGATGAAGTCGATCAATTCCGGGCTAACGTGCGGACGGTAGTCGTCCCACCATGCCTTCTCGCGGGAGGCCCTCGCCGCGGCGGACAACGAGTCGACGACTGCCTGGTCGGCCACCCCGTAGAGCCGCAAGAGCGCGCCGAGGTCGGTGATCGAGATGCCGACCGCCCCACCCTCGATGCGGATCACTTTGGACAAGGACCATTCGAGGCGGGTCGACACATCCTTCTGGGTCAGTCCGGCCGCGCTCCGTAGCCTGCGTAGTTCCGCCAGCAGTCGTCGTCGTTCGGCTACCGGGTTCCGACCCCCGAGCATGAGCAACCCCGTCTTCTACTGGTGGGAGGCGGAGGCAGCCTGTTAGCTTTACGCCCATGAGCGCTCCGCCAGTGGTACAACTGCCAGGTGGCAGTCTGACGTAGATCTTAAGTACTACCATCTGCTACCGGCAGTAGCAACTGGCGAGACGGAATCGCACGATCGGGGCAAGACGAGTGGGTGGTCGGCAAGGTCGCGGCCCTGATCGGCACACGCTGGAGTCGAGCTTTTCGGCTGTCGTGGTCGTCCGGACACACACCGAGTTCGACCGGATGCGGGTGATCCTCGAGGCCCTCCACCCGGATCCACCCGACGTCAAGTTCGTCGTCGAGTCCGGGTCCGCGTTCGCCGACGGCCTGGGAGCATCGATCGTCGAGCATGGCTACAAGCTGCTGAGCTGGGCAGAAGCGACGAGTACCCGGTTCGACGTGGTCTTGGCCGCGCACGCGACTCCGGCGCTCGACGAGTTCCGAGGGCCGGTTTTCTGCCTGCCGCACGGTGCCGGCTACAACCGCATCGTTCCCGAATCGACCGGCTCGGCCGACTTCGCGACGGGAACCGTCGACAGCCAATTGAAGGCCGACTCCGGGACGGTGATTCCGGCGGCACTCGGTTGCTCCCATCCCGAGCAGATCGAGCGCGTGGGAGAGAGCTGTCCGGATGCGGTCGACCGGGCTGTGGTCATCGGTGACCCGGTGTACGACCAGATCTGTGCGTCGAAGCGGCGGCGGCCCGAGTATCGGGACCGCTTCGGGGTGGGACCGGAGCAGAAGCTCGTGGTGGTCATCTCGACGTGGGGGAAGCACGGCACTGTGGGGTGCGAGGCGAACTTGCCGATGCGCCTGCTCGCCCAGTTGCCGGCGGACGAGTACCGGATTCTGTTGATCATGCACCCGAACATTTGGGCCGGTCGTTCGGTTGCGCAGATCCGGTCGGAGCTGCGCAACGAACTCGACGCAGGCCTGGTCGTGATTCCGCCTCGCACACCTTGGGCGGCGGGGTTGATCGCCGCCGACATCGTCCTCGGTGATCATTCGTCGCTTTCCATGTACGCGGCCGCCATCGGCTGCCGGTTCTTGCTGGCCGCCGACGGGCGGCCGGAGCTCGTCCCGGGTTCCCCGCTCGCCATGCTCTGTGCGGAGGCTACTCGTCTTGACGCCCGCGGTGACCTCCGGGCGCAGATCGAGGATCACCTGAAGGCGCCGCGACGACTTTCAGCGAAGGAGATCGCGGACACGATCTTCGCGTTACAGGGCGAATCTTGGGCCGAGACCCGCGCTGTTGCTCGGAAGCTCGCCGGACTCGAAGACTTTTCCGTTCCGCCGCGGATGACCGCGGTGAGCGATCCCGAGCCCGAGCCAGGTCGTCGGGTGACGTCCTGGCAAGTCTCGGTGACGATGGACAGTGATACGGGCACGGTGCACATCGAACGATATCCGCTGATCGCGCGTGAACAGTTCCCCGATTTGGACCCTCTTTCGCAGGTTTCCGACGACACCGAAGTCGACCAGCGGACTCGCGAGAACAGTGAATACCTCGTGCGGACCCAACCATGTGAGAAACCGGAGGGGGAAGAGTGGCTCGTCGAAGTGCTGAAGCCCACGGTGGGTGACGACGCTGGGCACCTGGTCCACTCCGAAGCGAGGAACATCGGCGTGGCCGCCTACCGTCATGCGGATGGTTGCGTAGTGCAGTGGTGTGACGGCTTGCGTGTCGAAACCGACGCGGTCGACGCTTTCGCCGCGGCTGTCGTGTTGCACGAGATGTACATGAGCGGCGATACGCTGGAGTCGCCGGGACGCGTCGAGTACAGCTCACGGCCGGGGCTGCTTGAGGAGTTCTCGTACAGCGGCGCCACGAAGTGCTCCTGACGGATCATGGCGACTCACCCTCAAGCAGGCTCCTCGCGACGTTGACCAATGGGCTACCGGTCGTTTCGTACAGTTCGACCAGTCGGCGAGCGGAGTCGAGCAACAACGCCCGGTCGCCTTCCTGTCTGGCGATCCTCACAAGGATCTCCAGTGCTTGCGCTTCCTTGACCGGTAGTTTGCTTT
Coding sequences within:
- a CDS encoding winged helix-turn-helix domain-containing protein — its product is MKILPERRPADVLHVGIRIDLVSRADDAAVVAARLASALDGVASVDVVSARRHLRAVPDPVLRIETGSRRAILLGRPLELTRLEFDLLHYLRAHPDRVFTRGALKSALWPRQDGNDRTVDVHVRKLRAKLEPHLDPITTVRGVGYRFESSAPVTLD
- a CDS encoding NtaA/DmoA family FMN-dependent monooxygenase (This protein belongs to a clade of FMN-dependent monooxygenases, within a broader family of flavin-dependent oxidoreductases, the luciferase-like monooxygenase (LMM) family, some of whose members use coenzyme F420 rather than FMN.), producing MTRKQIHLAAHFPGVNNTTVWSDPAAGSHIEFSSFVKLAQTAERAKFDFFFLAEGLRLREQNGEIYDLDVVGRPDTFTVLSALAAVTERLGLAGTINSTFNEPFEVARQFASLDHLSAGRAAWNVVTSWDAFTGENFRRGGFLPQDQRYERAETFLRTAWELFDSWHGDEIAADAGSGVFLRDSSAGAFAHHDAHFDIEGRFPVPRSPQGRPVIIQAGDSEEGREFAASTADAIFSRYGTLEAGQAFYSDVKGRLTKYGRTPEQLVILPAATFVLGDTDADAHERAHVIRRQQVSGQTAIKFLEQLWNTDLSAYDPDGPLPATDPVLGDHTIARGRASVRMYRDPLATAKEWRQLAEAKNLSIRELMIEVTARQTFIGSATTVADAIDELVQADASDGFILVPHVTPGGLDEFADTVVPLLQERGSFRSEYTGTTLRDHLGLS
- a CDS encoding LLM class flavin-dependent oxidoreductase, which produces MTGPRIAVALDGAGWHPAAWREPGARPGELLTAGYWTDVVREAEAGKLDFVTLEDSLALQTVNYLDRPGERDGIVQGRLDAVLIAARVAPLTSHIGLVPTAVVTHTEPFHLSKAIATLDYVSTGRAGVRVQVAGRAEDNRHFGRREFGEFRLEDSAEPGRPSPLRDLFDEAADYVEVLRRLWDSWEDDAEIRDVATGRFVDREKLHYIDFEGRWFSVKGPSITPRPPQGQPPVTALAHAAVPYRLAARSADVVYVTPSDRAQAASIVAEVRDEQELAGRGAETLHVFGDVVVFLGETEQAAADRKARLDELSGEEYSSDAHVFTGTPAGLADLLLDWQGAGLSGFRLRPGAVPHDLTAITRGLVPELRGRGAFRTEYEASTLRGLLGLARPANRYAAV
- a CDS encoding beta-class carbonic anhydrase, with product MSVTDELLANNAEYAARFTGPLPLPPAKHVAVLACMDARINVYGVLGLQEGEAHVIRNAGGVVTEDEIRSLAISQRLLGTEEIILIHHTDCGMLTFTDDDFKKSIQQDVGVKPAWAAEAFSDLDEDVRQSIARIKNSPFVPKKDSVRGFVFDVATGKLNEVA
- a CDS encoding MarR family winged helix-turn-helix transcriptional regulator — protein: MQDVTAAELDFWSFVALANRRLAEEYGFRHQLATEVLLTLNRASDLVTYDLEAAVHRPRGRSWSAFRLLFVVWLAGPMEPKSAARLAGMSRAAVSNLAKVLVADGLLDRTPDEHDGRSVRLSLTEAGHDEMVSVFQEHNEREFGWTDALTETEQRILVMLLGKLITSRAGFDTRSRS
- the fahA gene encoding fumarylacetoacetase, encoding MTTITIPADSPFGTDNLPYGVFSTGGGTPRVGVRVGDSVLDLARALGDDVFAAPTLNPFMAQGYDRWVAVRSQVAALVTGEVPDDAVHALADVTLHLPIEVADYVDFYASEHHASNVGRLFRPDAEPLLPNWKHLPVGYHGRAGTVLVSGTDIVRPSGQRKADPAPVFGPSTRLDIEAELGFVVGTGTPLNTPIRPDDFARHVFGAVLLNDWSARDIQAWEYVPLGPNLGKSFATSISAWVVPLLALEAARVPLPGQDPEPLPYLRESRPWGLDVELVVEWNGEEVSRPPYREMYWSPAQMLAHLTVNGASSRTGDLYGSGTISGPEKHQRGAFLELSWGGAEPLTVKGEQRSFLLDGDEVVITATAPGASGGRIAFGEVRGRILPAAP
- a CDS encoding DUF397 domain-containing protein: MTGRSNSINVEAEQLGLVWHRSSRCSPTHDPKCVEVAFDGEIVRIRDSKTPHSGELHLNHQSWTAFVRHLDPST
- a CDS encoding helix-turn-helix domain-containing protein, producing MLGGRNPVAERRRLLAELRRLRSAAGLTQKDVSTRLEWSLSKVIRIEGGAVGISITDLGALLRLYGVADQAVVDSLSAAARASREKAWWDDYRPHVSPELIDFIAVEASATSMSEYQAFVVPGILQTTEYIRALGRAFHSTNEAIEHSVVMRTQRRQLLTEEQPLIARFILDEASISRMVGSADTMREQLDFLLELNELPNVSVQVATFDRGVTDGMQSSFTLFELPDQSPVAYLDQPGYLVLARTDPNEVGRYLDAFDVLTGPAYSSPTEDLGPTIERIRERW